The nucleotide sequence GCGGTACTGCAGGCCTTGCGCCGCGAGGATTAACGGGCGGAAGGTTGCTGTTGACTTGATGCCGGGGATTGTTAGACTGGTGCGACAGTGCCCGGCCGGGACCGAAAACGGCCGGGCCTGCGAAGAGACACTGACCGCCGTCCTTTTTTCTTCGGAGGCATGACCAGTCTTCTTTTGGTTCTCACCTGCTCAGTTGACGGCATTCAACCCCCTGTTCTGGCGGTCGACCCCCTGGAGGAGCGCATGACATCGTTTCGTACCCTGTTGTTGCTTTCCGTTCTGCTGCTGGTTTTCTCCCTGCCGGCTGCGGCCCTGGAAAAGGGCGACATCGCCCCGGATTTCGAGTTGCCGAACCTGTCGGGCAAGCTGGTCCGCCTGGCGCAGTACAGGGGCAGGATCGTCGTTCTCAAACTGGCGACAACCTGGTGTCCCACCTGCCGGCAGCAGATGGAGGAAATCGGCAAGCTGGCCGATTTCCTCGATGACAGTGACGTGGTCGTGCTCGACGTCTTTCTGCAGGACAACGAGAGCATGGTGCGTGACTATCTGGCCGGCAAGGCGCTGCCAAAAAACTTCGTGCCCCTGCTCGACGACGGCCAGGTACGCAAGGCCTACAATGTCTATCTCATTCCCCGCCTGCTGGTGATCGGCCCCGAGTTCAAGATCCGGCGCGACGGCAGTCTGATCATGGCTCGGGAACTGAAGAAGATGATCAATGCCATCCGGCAGGAAAAGTCGGATTGACGATCAAGACCGGGATTCTTCCGGCAAGACGATTCACAAACAGTATTAAAGTAGGAGGTGGTCCAATGTTTTTTTTCAGGAAAAAGACCCTGACCGGCCTGTCCCGCACCTGCGGCTGAGCGGCCAAGATCGGTCCGGCAGTTCTGTCGGACGCTCTCGAGGGCCTGCCTGCGCCCGATGATCCCAATCTGCTGGTCGGCATCGAAACTTCCGACGATGCGGCGGTGTACCGTCTGTCGCCGGAGCTTGCCATGGTCAACACCGTGGA is from Geothermobacter ehrlichii and encodes:
- a CDS encoding TlpA family protein disulfide reductase, which produces MTSFRTLLLLSVLLLVFSLPAAALEKGDIAPDFELPNLSGKLVRLAQYRGRIVVLKLATTWCPTCRQQMEEIGKLADFLDDSDVVVLDVFLQDNESMVRDYLAGKALPKNFVPLLDDGQVRKAYNVYLIPRLLVIGPEFKIRRDGSLIMARELKKMINAIRQEKSD